A portion of the Stigmatella aurantiaca DW4/3-1 genome contains these proteins:
- a CDS encoding DUF4032 domain-containing protein: protein MPPTGLTAIQIRQGHPDFLDLPWHLPLSEWEGKSTRLVQVPRGLSRHEVLFVSYGKTIYALKELPPRLGQREYEALRGLEERELPAVMAVGLVRARTVSEDAAGEETSVLITRFLEGSLPYRTLFMNQGLERYRERLLDAMASLLVRLHLGGFYWGDCSLSNTLFRRDAGELQAYAVDAETSEIHEKLSDGQRQQDLLIMEENVAGGLADLAAVVQLPRALDVYDTGPHIRKRYEQLWEEINKEIPVAKNESYRIHERIRALNDLGFSVGEVDLVAHPGVSDHLRMRTIITDRNYHRHQLHNLTGIVAEERQATLLLNELQELRATLTRELNRSIPLSTAAFRWLEERFHPTIQQLQPVVGTTEVSEVYCQVLEHKWFLSEREKKDVGLQRAIVDYMELRKRQKDLPLSALLLGGPASPLPARPEPAPIRAGDGRQEPTGGGA, encoded by the coding sequence ATGCCGCCCACCGGGCTCACGGCCATCCAGATCCGCCAGGGGCACCCAGACTTCCTCGATCTGCCCTGGCACCTGCCGCTCAGCGAATGGGAGGGCAAGAGCACCCGGCTCGTCCAGGTGCCGCGCGGCTTGTCCCGCCACGAAGTGCTCTTCGTCAGCTACGGCAAGACGATTTATGCCCTCAAGGAACTGCCCCCCCGGCTGGGACAGCGGGAGTACGAGGCGCTCCGGGGGTTGGAGGAGCGGGAGCTTCCCGCGGTGATGGCCGTGGGGCTCGTCCGGGCGCGGACGGTGTCGGAGGACGCCGCGGGGGAAGAGACCAGCGTGCTCATCACCCGCTTCCTGGAGGGCTCATTGCCCTACCGGACCCTGTTCATGAACCAGGGCCTGGAGCGCTACCGCGAGCGGTTGCTGGACGCGATGGCCAGCCTCCTCGTGCGTCTGCACCTGGGAGGGTTCTACTGGGGAGATTGCTCGCTCTCCAACACGCTCTTCCGCCGGGACGCCGGAGAGCTTCAGGCCTATGCCGTGGACGCCGAGACGTCCGAGATCCACGAGAAGCTCTCGGATGGGCAGCGCCAGCAGGACCTGCTGATCATGGAGGAGAACGTCGCGGGAGGGCTGGCGGATCTGGCGGCGGTGGTGCAACTCCCCCGCGCCCTGGACGTGTACGATACGGGTCCTCACATCCGCAAGCGCTACGAGCAGCTCTGGGAGGAGATCAACAAGGAGATCCCCGTCGCGAAGAACGAGAGCTACCGCATCCACGAGCGGATCCGGGCCCTCAATGATCTGGGCTTCTCCGTGGGCGAGGTGGACCTGGTGGCCCACCCGGGGGTGAGCGATCACCTGCGCATGCGGACCATCATCACGGACCGCAACTACCACCGTCACCAGCTCCACAACCTCACCGGCATCGTGGCCGAGGAGCGGCAAGCCACCTTGCTGCTCAATGAACTCCAGGAACTGCGGGCCACACTCACGCGCGAACTCAACCGGAGCATCCCCTTGAGCACCGCGGCGTTCCGCTGGCTCGAGGAGCGCTTCCACCCCACCATTCAGCAGCTCCAGCCCGTGGTCGGTACCACCGAGGTCTCCGAGGTGTACTGCCAGGTGTTGGAGCACAAATGGTTTTTGTCGGAGCGGGAGAAGAAGGACGTGGGGCTCCAGCGGGCCATTGTTGACTACATGGAGCTGCGCAAGCGCCAGAAGGACCTCCCGCTCAGCGCGTTGCTGCTCGGAGGGCCTGCCTCTCCCTTGCCTGCCCGCCCGGAGCCCGCGCCGATTAGGGCGGGCGATGGCCGTCAGGAGCCCACGGGGGGTGGGGCTTAG
- a CDS encoding DUF423 domain-containing protein, which translates to MMRMWIVLGAANAFLSVAAGAFGAHALKARLSQDLLAVFETGARYHMYHALGLLAVGLVAQARPSPLFTGAGWAMLAGIVLFSGSLYALALSGIRGLGAITPLGGVSFLAGWALLALGAWRQTG; encoded by the coding sequence ATGATGCGGATGTGGATTGTCCTGGGGGCGGCCAACGCGTTCCTGTCGGTGGCGGCGGGAGCCTTCGGCGCCCATGCACTGAAGGCCCGGCTCTCCCAGGATCTCCTGGCGGTCTTCGAAACCGGGGCGCGTTACCACATGTACCATGCGCTCGGGCTCCTCGCCGTCGGGCTCGTGGCCCAGGCCAGACCCTCTCCCCTCTTCACGGGCGCGGGTTGGGCCATGCTCGCCGGCATCGTCCTTTTCTCGGGGAGCCTGTACGCGCTGGCGCTCTCCGGCATCCGGGGGCTCGGGGCCATCACACCCCTGGGGGGCGTGAGCTTCCTGGCCGGCTGGGCACTGCTGGCCCTGGGAGCCTGGCGCCAGACGGGGTGA
- a CDS encoding SET domain-containing protein, whose translation MTDLTPKKRSSSKTADPGRPPPFELRESPIQGRGAFATRRIRKGARITEYIGERISQAEADARYDDEAMERHHTFLFNLDEKTVVDGAVNGNDARFINHSCDPNCQAFIEEDRIFIYALRDIAQDEELCYDYAYERAEGMDEDSEALYVCRCGAKNCRGTILAPPKPPERARPVKKAAKRTHPRKAKEHNPRGPKGPRSQRTSRKGSGGRKRA comes from the coding sequence ATGACCGACCTCACACCGAAGAAGCGAAGCTCCTCGAAGACTGCCGACCCTGGACGTCCTCCACCCTTCGAACTGCGCGAGTCTCCCATCCAGGGGCGTGGCGCGTTCGCCACCCGGCGCATCCGGAAGGGCGCGCGCATCACCGAGTACATCGGTGAGCGCATCTCCCAGGCAGAGGCGGACGCGCGCTACGACGACGAGGCCATGGAGCGCCACCACACCTTCCTCTTCAACCTGGATGAGAAAACCGTGGTGGATGGGGCGGTGAACGGCAACGACGCGCGGTTCATCAACCACAGCTGTGATCCCAACTGCCAGGCGTTCATCGAGGAAGACCGCATCTTCATCTACGCGCTGCGAGACATCGCCCAGGACGAGGAGCTCTGTTACGACTACGCCTACGAGCGGGCGGAGGGGATGGACGAGGACTCGGAGGCGCTCTACGTCTGCCGCTGTGGCGCGAAGAACTGCCGGGGCACCATCCTGGCGCCGCCCAAACCGCCCGAGCGCGCCCGGCCGGTGAAGAAGGCGGCCAAGCGCACCCACCCGCGCAAGGCGAAGGAGCACAACCCCCGGGGCCCGAAGGGGCCCCGGAGCCAGCGCACCTCGCGCAAGGGCTCGGGGGGCCGCAAGCGGGCGTAA
- a CDS encoding ABC transporter permease, translating to MLILEILLVAIDAVIANKLRSLLTMLGVVIGIAAVITMVALGEGAQRSVQARLGTLGANVLTVRPGQSFAGGLGRGQAMLSVEDAEALRANPRAIQAVSPELEGRIQVQYGASNANLSILGSWPTYFAVNNNQLETGRLFTDQEDKGRRRVAVLGALVGAQLGGVSSASLVGETIRIGGVPFEVIGVLKEKGSQGFSNPDESLYIPLSTAQLRVLGTDRVRSIAVQAASEGQMSEAMAEIDQILRREHRIRPGQDADFNIRDQASLLSTIQETTKTFTLLLAGIAAISLLVGGIGIMNIMLVSVTERTREIGLRKALGARPNDILFQFLIESLVLCLAGGAMGLLLGVGGSYALKQIAGWDTAVAPASVVLAFVFSGGVGVFFGIWPARRAANLTPIESLRYE from the coding sequence ATGCTGATTCTGGAAATTCTCCTCGTCGCCATCGACGCGGTCATCGCCAACAAGCTGCGCTCCCTGCTCACCATGCTGGGCGTGGTCATCGGCATCGCGGCGGTCATCACCATGGTGGCGCTGGGAGAGGGAGCCCAACGCTCGGTCCAGGCCCGGCTGGGCACGCTGGGAGCCAACGTGCTCACCGTGCGGCCCGGGCAGTCGTTCGCGGGCGGCCTGGGGCGAGGCCAGGCCATGCTCTCCGTCGAAGACGCGGAGGCGCTGCGGGCCAACCCCCGGGCCATCCAGGCCGTCTCGCCGGAGCTGGAAGGGCGCATCCAGGTTCAGTACGGCGCGAGCAACGCCAACCTGTCCATCCTGGGGTCCTGGCCCACGTACTTCGCGGTCAACAACAACCAGTTGGAGACGGGCCGGCTCTTCACGGATCAAGAGGACAAGGGCCGGCGCCGGGTGGCGGTGCTGGGCGCGCTGGTCGGCGCGCAGTTGGGCGGTGTGTCCTCCGCCTCGCTCGTCGGGGAGACGATCCGGATTGGCGGCGTGCCCTTCGAGGTCATCGGGGTGCTGAAGGAGAAGGGCTCCCAGGGCTTCTCCAATCCGGACGAGAGCCTCTACATCCCCCTGTCCACCGCACAGCTGCGCGTGCTGGGCACCGATCGCGTCCGCTCCATCGCCGTGCAGGCCGCCAGCGAGGGGCAGATGAGCGAGGCGATGGCCGAGATCGACCAGATCCTCCGCCGGGAACACCGGATCCGCCCCGGACAGGACGCCGACTTCAACATCCGCGATCAGGCCTCGCTGCTCAGCACCATCCAGGAGACGACGAAGACCTTCACCCTGCTGCTGGCCGGCATCGCGGCCATCTCCCTGCTGGTGGGCGGCATCGGCATCATGAACATCATGCTCGTCTCGGTGACGGAGCGGACGCGGGAGATCGGCCTTCGCAAGGCGCTGGGGGCCCGGCCGAACGACATCCTGTTCCAGTTCCTGATCGAATCGCTCGTGCTGTGCCTCGCCGGGGGCGCGATGGGGCTGCTGCTGGGGGTGGGCGGCTCCTACGCGCTCAAGCAGATCGCGGGGTGGGACACGGCCGTGGCCCCCGCGTCCGTGGTGCTGGCCTTCGTCTTCTCGGGGGGCGTCGGCGTGTTCTTCGGCATCTGGCCCGCCCGGCGTGCGGCGAACCTCACGCCGATCGAGTCGCTCCGGTACGAATAG
- a CDS encoding efflux RND transporter periplasmic adaptor subunit — translation MSALKKVILIIGVLALLGAGVYFVRSRAEKPAPGSNLPTTTAERRNLEVVAEASGLLEPIRIVEVKSKASGEVLRVLFETGQRAEQGALLAEIDPRDVQNALTQAEADLESARVTLSTVTAQRERMEALRASGVVTQQEYETAINSAATARATQVRTQTNLQLARERRLDVTIRAPIGGTILSRSVEPGQIIASATSNVSGGTTLFTMADLSEMQVRAKIDETDIGKIYAGQPARVTLEAYPGRTFTGNVVKVEPQAVVEQNVTLFPVLIRLKNPEGLLKPGMNAEVAIEIASRRDVVTIPTTSVVEGRQVAATATLLGLDPVAVRAELQPPGGRPRGEAPAASADGGAADGETADGGTADGGVAPESPRNTRQRGNADTRFGVVFIQDAAGLRARRVTLGLSDWEYTEVVSGLEAGEQVLQVSTAQMQQQQQKDLDRFKQRAGGVIPGSGGGGPRGGGPR, via the coding sequence GTGAGCGCGCTGAAGAAGGTCATCCTCATCATTGGAGTGCTCGCCCTGCTGGGGGCGGGAGTGTACTTCGTGCGAAGCCGTGCGGAGAAGCCCGCGCCTGGGAGCAACCTGCCCACGACGACGGCCGAGCGCAGGAACCTGGAGGTGGTCGCCGAGGCCTCCGGGCTGCTGGAGCCCATCCGGATCGTGGAGGTGAAATCGAAGGCCTCCGGCGAGGTGCTCCGCGTCCTCTTCGAGACCGGCCAGCGGGCCGAGCAAGGCGCGCTGCTGGCCGAGATCGACCCCCGCGACGTGCAGAATGCCCTGACGCAGGCCGAAGCGGACCTCGAATCCGCCCGGGTGACGCTGTCCACGGTGACCGCCCAGCGCGAGCGCATGGAGGCCCTGCGTGCCTCGGGCGTCGTCACCCAGCAGGAGTACGAGACCGCGATCAACTCGGCGGCGACCGCGCGCGCCACCCAGGTCCGCACCCAGACCAACCTCCAGCTCGCCCGCGAGCGCAGGCTGGACGTGACCATCCGCGCCCCCATCGGCGGCACCATCCTGTCGCGCAGCGTCGAGCCCGGGCAGATTATCGCGTCCGCGACCTCCAACGTGTCCGGCGGCACCACGCTGTTCACGATGGCGGACCTGTCGGAGATGCAGGTCCGCGCGAAGATCGACGAGACCGACATCGGGAAGATCTACGCTGGCCAGCCCGCCCGGGTGACGCTGGAGGCCTACCCGGGCCGGACGTTCACGGGCAACGTGGTGAAGGTGGAGCCGCAGGCGGTCGTGGAGCAGAACGTGACCCTGTTCCCGGTGCTCATCCGCCTGAAGAATCCCGAGGGGCTGCTCAAGCCCGGAATGAACGCCGAGGTCGCCATCGAGATCGCCAGCCGCCGGGATGTCGTGACCATCCCCACCACCTCGGTGGTGGAAGGACGGCAGGTGGCGGCCACCGCCACCCTGTTGGGACTGGATCCCGTCGCGGTGCGCGCGGAGCTGCAACCGCCGGGGGGCCGCCCCCGAGGCGAGGCCCCGGCCGCGTCCGCAGATGGAGGAGCGGCGGACGGAGAGACCGCGGACGGGGGCACGGCAGACGGCGGGGTGGCCCCAGAGTCCCCGAGGAACACGCGGCAGCGAGGAAACGCGGACACCCGCTTCGGGGTCGTCTTCATCCAGGATGCCGCGGGCCTGCGCGCCCGGCGCGTGACGCTGGGCCTGAGCGACTGGGAGTACACGGAAGTGGTCAGCGGCCTGGAGGCTGGCGAGCAGGTGCTCCAGGTCTCCACGGCCCAGATGCAGCAGCAGCAGCAGAAGGACCTGGACCGGTTCAAGCAGCGGGCAGGCGGAGTGATTCCTGGCTCGGGCGGCGGAGGCCCTCGCGGCGGCGGGCCGAGGTGA
- a CDS encoding ABC transporter ATP-binding protein produces the protein MEDVVIRVEALSKNYRVGSETVHALRGVNLEIRRNEYVAVMGPSGSGKSTFMNLIGCLDIPSGGQYWLNGQPVAGMDESALARIRNREIGFVFQSFNLLPRASALDNVALPLVYSGVKKRLRRERAALMLERVGLGARKDHRPNELSGGQRQRVAIARALVTQPALLLADEPTGALDSRTGEEIMALFGELHTQGQTLMLVTHEPDIAEHAKRILYLKDGVIERDNRRTP, from the coding sequence CTGGAGGACGTGGTCATCCGGGTCGAAGCCCTGAGCAAGAACTACCGGGTGGGCTCGGAGACCGTGCACGCCCTGCGAGGGGTCAACCTGGAGATCCGGCGCAATGAATATGTGGCCGTCATGGGCCCGTCTGGCTCGGGCAAGTCCACCTTCATGAACCTCATCGGCTGCCTCGACATCCCCAGCGGAGGACAATACTGGCTCAACGGCCAGCCGGTGGCGGGCATGGACGAGTCGGCGCTGGCGCGAATCCGCAACCGGGAGATCGGCTTCGTCTTCCAGAGCTTCAACCTGCTGCCCCGCGCCAGCGCGCTGGACAACGTGGCCCTGCCGCTCGTGTACTCGGGCGTGAAGAAGCGGCTCCGGCGCGAGCGCGCCGCGCTGATGCTGGAGCGGGTCGGCCTGGGCGCCCGCAAGGACCACCGCCCCAACGAGCTGTCCGGTGGTCAGCGGCAGCGCGTGGCCATCGCCCGCGCCCTCGTCACCCAGCCAGCCCTGCTGCTGGCGGACGAGCCCACGGGCGCGCTCGACAGCCGGACGGGAGAAGAGATCATGGCGCTCTTTGGAGAGCTGCACACGCAAGGGCAGACCCTCATGCTGGTCACCCACGAGCCCGACATCGCGGAGCACGCGAAGCGGATCCTCTACCTCAAGGATGGCGTGATCGAACGGGACAACCGGAGGACGCCGTGA
- a CDS encoding TolC family protein — protein MMLLALGFLVLAAPGTSQAQQEPAWVSMTLEEAIERALKQNPQVIQAAGSIRTAKASERSAFGAYLPSLSASANSTLSSSDRLNPDTGTIISGSNDSYSAGLSASWDVFTGGRRRSARKQAQAELQSAEAQLTAQRFSVAQSVQSAFFEALRAAELMAVTQSRIALAQQGITAAERRLAVGSATRSDVLRAQLELNTARESLLQQESQRYTAALSLGRLTGLEQPVAPSTAAPIEPTPLTVSREELVNTLLAKAPSVRSAEAALTAAEAGVNSAKAQYLPSVGLSAGYNWFNEDLAITGGRTSWSVRLGLSYPIFDGFLREEGVVRARTQAEVAQAQLADAQHAVRTETERVLNLLKLAEERVVLSRQAVEVAQEDLRVQQERYRLGATTILELLTSQTALVAAQNNLVGLRFDYLLSRAELETIAGRKL, from the coding sequence ATGATGCTTCTGGCCCTGGGATTTCTGGTCCTGGCGGCCCCTGGGACCAGCCAGGCCCAGCAGGAACCGGCCTGGGTGAGCATGACGCTCGAGGAGGCGATCGAGCGGGCTCTCAAGCAGAACCCCCAGGTCATCCAAGCCGCGGGGTCCATCCGCACGGCCAAGGCCTCGGAGCGGAGCGCGTTCGGCGCCTACCTGCCCAGCCTGTCCGCGAGCGCGAACAGCACGCTCTCCAGCAGTGATCGCCTCAACCCCGACACGGGAACGATCATCTCGGGCTCCAATGACTCCTACAGCGCCGGGCTCTCGGCCTCCTGGGACGTGTTCACCGGCGGCCGACGGCGGTCCGCGCGGAAGCAGGCCCAGGCGGAGCTCCAGTCCGCGGAGGCCCAGCTCACCGCCCAGCGGTTCAGCGTGGCCCAGTCCGTCCAGAGTGCCTTCTTCGAGGCCCTGCGCGCCGCGGAGTTGATGGCGGTGACCCAGTCCCGCATCGCGCTGGCCCAGCAAGGCATCACGGCCGCCGAGCGCCGGCTGGCGGTCGGCTCGGCGACCCGCTCGGATGTCCTCCGCGCACAGCTCGAGCTCAACACGGCCCGCGAGTCCCTGCTTCAGCAGGAGAGCCAGCGTTACACGGCCGCCCTCTCCTTGGGCCGACTCACCGGGCTGGAGCAGCCCGTGGCCCCCTCGACGGCGGCCCCCATCGAGCCCACACCGCTCACCGTGTCCCGGGAGGAGCTGGTGAACACCCTGCTCGCGAAAGCCCCCTCGGTGCGCTCCGCGGAGGCAGCCCTCACCGCCGCGGAGGCGGGCGTCAACTCCGCGAAAGCCCAGTACCTGCCTTCGGTGGGGCTGTCGGCGGGCTACAACTGGTTCAATGAAGATCTGGCGATCACGGGAGGCCGGACGAGCTGGTCCGTGCGGCTGGGCCTGTCCTACCCCATCTTCGATGGCTTCCTGCGCGAGGAGGGGGTGGTGCGGGCCCGGACCCAGGCAGAGGTGGCCCAGGCGCAGCTCGCGGATGCCCAGCATGCCGTCCGGACCGAGACCGAGCGCGTGCTGAACCTTCTCAAGCTCGCCGAGGAGCGGGTCGTGCTGTCACGGCAAGCGGTGGAGGTGGCCCAGGAGGACTTGCGCGTCCAGCAGGAGCGCTACCGGCTGGGGGCCACCACCATCCTGGAGCTGCTCACCTCCCAGACGGCCCTGGTCGCCGCCCAGAACAACCTCGTGGGGCTGCGCTTCGACTACCTGCTGTCCCGCGCGGAACTCGAGACCATCGCCGGGAGGAAGCTGTGA
- a CDS encoding acyl-CoA dehydrogenase family protein: MDDLLRFLLTAPLPRSPLRSVEEWWPQHRDIASRFPSAVDVALAGGFLSDRLAFAFASGYQAALRALWPELPADRRAALCATEAGGGHPNAIQTRLSRDTGGGPWRVTGEKTFVTLGTAAEVLLVVASEGRDAQGRNRLRVVKVDAHREGVQLSGMPPLPFAPELPHAGVRLEAVALAAGEVLPGDGYAHYLKPFRTVEDCHVQAALLGWLLQVARRSNWPGRVRDEVLAVAVAIRALALADPSSDAVHVALGGVLDLSQRLLEGLEPWWPAVEAGTRERWERDKGLLGVAGKARAKRREVAQQRLADGADTEP; this comes from the coding sequence GTGGACGACCTCCTGCGCTTCTTGCTCACTGCCCCGCTGCCTCGGAGCCCCCTGCGCTCCGTCGAGGAGTGGTGGCCCCAGCATCGCGACATCGCCTCACGTTTCCCTTCCGCGGTGGATGTGGCGCTCGCGGGGGGCTTCCTGTCGGACAGGCTCGCGTTCGCCTTTGCCTCGGGCTACCAGGCCGCGCTCCGGGCCTTGTGGCCGGAGCTCCCGGCGGATCGCCGCGCGGCGCTCTGCGCCACGGAGGCGGGGGGCGGCCACCCGAACGCGATCCAGACGCGCCTCTCCCGGGACACCGGGGGCGGGCCTTGGCGTGTGACGGGTGAGAAGACGTTCGTCACCCTGGGCACGGCCGCCGAGGTGCTCCTCGTGGTGGCCAGCGAAGGGCGCGATGCGCAGGGGCGGAACCGGCTCCGGGTGGTGAAGGTGGACGCGCACCGCGAGGGCGTTCAGCTCAGCGGCATGCCACCGCTTCCGTTCGCGCCAGAGCTTCCGCACGCGGGGGTCCGGCTGGAGGCCGTGGCGCTGGCCGCCGGCGAGGTGCTGCCCGGAGATGGCTATGCGCACTACCTCAAGCCCTTCCGGACGGTGGAGGACTGCCACGTCCAGGCGGCGCTGCTGGGGTGGCTGCTCCAGGTGGCGCGCCGCTCGAATTGGCCGGGGCGCGTGCGGGACGAGGTCCTCGCGGTCGCGGTGGCGATCCGGGCGCTGGCCCTGGCGGATCCTTCCTCCGACGCCGTGCACGTGGCGCTCGGTGGGGTGCTCGACCTGAGCCAGCGGCTCCTGGAGGGATTGGAGCCCTGGTGGCCGGCCGTGGAGGCCGGCACGCGCGAGCGCTGGGAACGGGACAAAGGGCTGCTGGGGGTGGCGGGCAAGGCTCGCGCGAAGCGGCGCGAGGTGGCCCAGCAACGGCTGGCGGATGGCGCCGATACGGAGCCGTGA
- a CDS encoding M18 family aminopeptidase, whose amino-acid sequence MSSIDSDATAQDLLSYIDASPTPYHAVRETARRLSQQGYRALDEREPWTLQAGDRVFVTRGDTSIAAFHLGTTPVDRAGFRLVGSHTDSPNLRLKPNAAVARNGYHQLGVEVYGGVLLSTWMDRDLSLAGRVILHSGGRPQPHLVDFRRPLLRVPNLAIHLNRTVNSEGLKLNAQDHMVPVLGLERQGPAELRALLVAELARADVRAEAGDILGYDLCLYDTQPSARSGVNGEFLHAPRLDNLASCYSGLSGLLSMDKPAEATCGIVLYDHEEVGSRSAQGADGSFLRDCLERLVLGHSDGRADAIHRAIRHSYLVSADMAHAVHPNYASVHEPKHQPLMGGGPVIKSNVNQSYATDGESWAYFAALCRDAGVNAQHFVTRTDLGCGSTIGPITASVLGIRTVDVGSPMLSMHSIREMAAASDVAEMIRVLARFFS is encoded by the coding sequence ATGAGCTCGATCGACAGCGACGCCACCGCCCAGGATCTTCTCTCTTATATTGATGCCTCTCCCACGCCGTACCATGCGGTGCGTGAGACGGCCCGCCGCCTCTCCCAGCAGGGCTACCGCGCGCTCGATGAGCGCGAGCCCTGGACGCTCCAGGCCGGAGACCGGGTCTTTGTCACCCGGGGAGACACGAGCATCGCCGCCTTCCACCTGGGCACCACGCCCGTGGATCGCGCGGGCTTCCGGCTGGTGGGCTCCCACACGGACTCTCCCAACCTGCGCCTCAAGCCCAACGCCGCCGTGGCGCGCAATGGCTATCACCAGCTCGGCGTGGAGGTGTATGGCGGCGTGTTGCTGAGCACCTGGATGGACCGGGACCTGTCCCTGGCCGGCCGGGTCATTCTGCACTCCGGAGGGCGTCCCCAGCCGCACCTGGTGGACTTCCGCCGTCCGCTGCTGCGCGTGCCCAACCTGGCCATTCACCTCAACCGCACCGTCAACAGCGAGGGGCTCAAGCTCAACGCGCAGGACCACATGGTGCCGGTGCTCGGCCTCGAGCGTCAGGGGCCCGCGGAGCTGCGCGCCCTGCTCGTGGCGGAGCTGGCCCGGGCGGACGTGCGCGCGGAGGCGGGAGACATTCTCGGCTATGACTTGTGCCTCTATGACACGCAGCCCTCCGCGCGCTCGGGGGTAAACGGCGAGTTCCTGCACGCTCCGCGCCTGGACAATCTGGCCAGCTGTTACTCGGGGCTGTCCGGGTTGCTGTCCATGGACAAGCCCGCCGAGGCCACCTGCGGCATTGTCCTGTATGACCACGAGGAAGTGGGCAGCCGCAGCGCCCAGGGGGCGGATGGATCCTTCCTCCGGGACTGCCTGGAGCGGCTCGTGCTGGGCCACTCGGATGGCCGCGCGGATGCGATTCACCGCGCCATCCGTCATTCTTACCTGGTGTCCGCGGACATGGCCCACGCGGTCCACCCCAACTACGCCTCGGTGCACGAGCCCAAGCACCAGCCCTTGATGGGCGGTGGGCCCGTCATCAAGTCCAACGTGAACCAGTCGTATGCCACGGATGGTGAATCGTGGGCGTACTTCGCGGCGCTGTGCCGGGACGCCGGGGTGAACGCGCAGCACTTCGTCACGCGCACGGACCTGGGGTGCGGCAGCACCATTGGACCCATCACCGCCTCCGTGCTGGGCATTCGCACGGTGGACGTGGGCAGCCCCATGCTGTCCATGCACTCCATCCGCGAGATGGCCGCGGCCTCGGATGTGGCGGAGATGATCCGCGTGCTCGCGCGCTTCTTTTCCTGA